The Edaphobacter flagellatus sequence CGTGAGCTTCGAGTCTCAGGTACCGCTCTCCCACAGGGGATGGAATGGAAGTTACTCCAGCCCGGCAGGCGGAGAGCACCTGATCTGGCTGAATAGTGTTGCACCGGAGTACTTCAGGACCATGCGTATTCCGCTGTTCAAAGGCCGTGACTTTACATGGAACGATACGAAGGCCAGTGGGCTGAAGATCATCCTTAATGAGTCGGCCGCGAAGCAATTCTTCCCCAACGGAGAAGCCCTCGGACGCCAGATCGTGAGCGTGCGCCAGAAGACTTCGTTCGAAGTCGTTGCGATCGTCGGCGATGCGAAGTACAAAGACGTGCGCTCGCCTGCACCAGCGGCTGCATATGTGCCCATCCAGCAGGACCAGCAGCCAAAGCTCTCGCTGAATGCCGTGTTGCGTGTAGACGGGCCGTGGGGTCCGCTGGTTGCGGCATCGCGTTCGCTGGCATCGCGGCTGGCTCCCTCGATTCCGGCGCCCGTGGTGTATCCGATAGACGAACTGATCAACAACTCGCTGGGCACGGAGAGAATGATGGCAGTGCTGGGCATCTTCTTCGCCGCGTGCGCGCTGCTGGTGACGGCGATCGGGCTCTACGGAACGCTGGCCTATGCGACTTCGCGAAGGACAGCGGAGATCGGCATTCGCATGGCGCTGGGAGCGCAGCGCTCGCGTGTGATGACGATGGTCTTTCGCGAGAACGCGGTCGTTGCGTCAATAGGTTGCATAACCGGGCTAGCTGCAGCCGTCATGCTGTCGAAGCTGCTCGCAAGCTTCCTGTACGAGACAACGCCGCGCGATCCGCTGGTCTTCGGTGGATCGATCATGCTGCTCGCGGCGATTGCATGCGCGGCCTCGTTTCTGCCTGCCCTGCGTGCGTCGCGTATCGAGCCGATCGCAGCGATCCGGTACGAGTAGTAGAGATCATTTGCCTGCGCTCTCCTTCAAAAAGCGCACGATGTCGACACGCTCCTGCGGCTTGGCAACGTGGAAGTCCATGTCGACGCCGGGCACGAACTCATCCGGTCCGGCTAACCAGTGCTCCAACGTTTTGTCGTCCCAGGTGATGCGTGCCTGACGCAACGCCGCCGAATAGCCGAAGTTCGGCACCGAGCCCGATGCGCGACCGTAGACTCCACGCAGGTGTGGGCCTTCGCGGTTCTCGTCGAGCGAGTGGCATCCGGTACAACGCTTCTCAAAGGCCAGCTTGCCGCGAACAGCATCGGCTGCCATCAGGGGTTGTCCGGCTGTCGAGATATCCGGGGACGCAGTGGAGCCACGTGCCCAGCTGGCGATGGCGTCGATCTCCGGCGCGGTCACCGTGCTGCTCCAGTGAATGAAACGGTACTGCGGGAGAGGCATCTTATGTAATTTTGTCTCGCTGAGGATTTTTGCTTTGAGCTCCTCCTGCTTGTCGGCAGAGTAGCTGTCCCACTGTGAGAGGTTCATCGCCTTGCGCCCTTCGACGATGTCGCGCTCGACCAGCCAGGAGACGGGCGCTATCCGCGCATAGAGCGGAGGCCGGGGCTGCATGGAGTGGCAGTCGGCGCACTTCGTCTCCAGTGTCGTGCGCACCGCAGCAGGGACGTCGGCGTGCTGCAGAATCGTCCCTTGTTGCCGCGGCGCAGCGAGGCCCGCATCGCCGAACGGATGCGCGTGCGCCAGCAGCACAGATGTAGCCAAAGCAACAAGGCAGCCGGCGATGATCTTGTGCGTACGGTTCATGCCTTTTCAGCCAGCGAAGAGTCGACGATAGCGAGATGGCTGTGCCGTGCGATGTAGTTGATCTTCGTGACGCCAAGCACGCTTTGCAGCTTGCCCGCTGGAACAACCATCGGGCCCGCGCTCGCAGCGGTTCCCGGTGCGGGCTGCGGAAAGGCCGTCGAAGTCGCCGTGTGGAAAGCAACATTGCCTTCCACCTTCTGCACGATCTGGTGAATGTGTCCGTTCAGCACGGTGACCGAGCCGAAACGCTTGAGGTAGCTGAGCGCTTCCGCTCCATCCTCCGTTCCCCAGCCCCACTTCGGGTAGACCATCCAGAGCGGGATGTGCGCGAAGAGGACGATAGGCGTCGAAGGCGTGAGTTGCGCAAGGTCGTTCTTGAGCCATGCCAGCTGGTCTGGCCCGAGCTTACCCATAGCATCGATCTGCTGCACGTTATTCAGCCCGATGAAGTGGACGCCCTTGTGGTCGAAGCTGTACCAGCCGTTGCCGACGGCGCCCTTGCCGAAGCGCTGACGATACTGCACGCCATCGTCGATGGCGGTGTCGTGCTCGCCGGGCACGTAGAGCGTTTCGCCGGCGCGCGCCGTCTTGATGATCTGCTG is a genomic window containing:
- a CDS encoding heme-binding domain-containing protein, producing MNRTHKIIAGCLVALATSVLLAHAHPFGDAGLAAPRQQGTILQHADVPAAVRTTLETKCADCHSMQPRPPLYARIAPVSWLVERDIVEGRKAMNLSQWDSYSADKQEELKAKILSETKLHKMPLPQYRFIHWSSTVTAPEIDAIASWARGSTASPDISTAGQPLMAADAVRGKLAFEKRCTGCHSLDENREGPHLRGVYGRASGSVPNFGYSAALRQARITWDDKTLEHWLAGPDEFVPGVDMDFHVAKPQERVDIVRFLKESAGK
- a CDS encoding metallophosphoesterase family protein — protein: MKHMENAGFAHVSQEPEPAAQPAAADAGDGIDRRNFLSCMAWAGTGLLWSVVGGVPTSKLFAATTGAGKAAPAASFSFVQISDSHIGFNKAANQDVTGTLKQAIDKINHLPTTPDLLLHTGDITQSSKAAEFDTAQQIIKTARAGETLYVPGEHDTAIDDGVQYRQRFGKGAVGNGWYSFDHKGVHFIGLNNVQQIDAMGKLGPDQLAWLKNDLAQLTPSTPIVLFAHIPLWMVYPKWGWGTEDGAEALSYLKRFGSVTVLNGHIHQIVQKVEGNVAFHTATSTAFPQPAPGTAASAGPMVVPAGKLQSVLGVTKINYIARHSHLAIVDSSLAEKA